The following are encoded together in the Ovis aries strain OAR_USU_Benz2616 breed Rambouillet chromosome 15, ARS-UI_Ramb_v3.0, whole genome shotgun sequence genome:
- the LOC132657810 gene encoding uncharacterized protein LOC132657810, with product MDVADEGDTPSTSPREGLDHHPRALETQCRLQVSMPMEGSAQLGVKRKQGRPVAQTPPRTHPGAQSQAAMELSTSGSNPELKEPLPLRQQEDLEPSTAEHRALAVTFKFNQAPLPRSVPIEVLAPGAGPRDPLRGDRDLRFPLPKTPGQLGTGQHPKKIGSLCPQDPQPQGPMSHPLSENLHCTCTCTSVGFGRRTRVRG from the exons ATGGATGTGGCTGATGAAGGGGACACCCCGTCCACCTCCCCGAGGGAGGGGTTGGACCACCACCCCCGTGCCCTTGAGACCCAGTGCAGACTCCAGGTGAGCATGCCCATGGAGGGGTCAGCCCAACTGGGAGTGAAGAGGAAGCAGGGAAGGCCTGTGGCCCAGACACCACCCAGGACACACCCCGGGGCCCAGTCCCAGGCTGCCATGGAGCTCAGCACATCCGGCTCCAACCCAGAGCTCAAAGAACCCCTGCCTCTGAGGCAGCAGGAGGACCTGGAGCCCAGCACGGCAGAGCACagag ctCTAGCTGTGACCTTCAAATTCAACCAGGCTCCACTTCCAAGATCTGTCCCTATAGAGGTGCTTGCTCCAGGTGCAGGACCCAGGGATCCACTGAGGGGAGATCGAGACCTGAGATTTCCCCTCCCAAAGACACCGGGCCAGCTGGGTACTGGCCAGCATCCTAAGAAGATCGGATCTCTGTGCCCGCaggacccccagccccagggaccGATGTCCCACCCCCTCAGCGAGAACCTCCACTGCACCTGCACCTGCACCAGCGTGGGCTTTGGAAGGAGAACCCGAGTCAGGGGATGA